The following proteins are encoded in a genomic region of Acidobacteriota bacterium:
- a CDS encoding S1/P1 nuclease: protein MKIVTRLAVLFALIGCISIPAFGWDEAGHKITAYIAWQRMTPEVREKVVKILQAAPEDSNIAAYYSGRGLRSQESQRREFFMLMAYWPDIVRDRAFEVRNKKYHQGDWHYVNLFWKWEGGKSVFIDEMEPNGNALKKITEFDALIRSGAADSEKAIAIAWLEHLIGDIHQPLHASGKVTESNPKGDQGGNLFLLTPKGTPREKQENLHWFWDSIIGRYSPNTKDQSDAEYLDPIAQEIIKLYPYDKQKDSLNSGKFDLWARESVEIAMSELYKDLKFFESPSDKYKKKAFEIGQKRLALAGYRMGDLFNEAFGTKPAVAESTIPCKIIRKVMYPVTKTSSVKQTLEIALLDLCPTQVASRPMYSFFIDGKMVMKEYDVVKTFKTEAEARKYAAENNVTDISL from the coding sequence CCGCTTATATCGCATGGCAGCGGATGACGCCGGAGGTTCGCGAAAAGGTTGTCAAAATATTGCAAGCCGCTCCTGAAGATTCCAATATCGCGGCTTACTATTCCGGTCGGGGGCTTCGTTCCCAAGAATCGCAGCGTCGTGAGTTCTTTATGCTGATGGCCTATTGGCCAGATATCGTGCGCGATCGGGCGTTCGAAGTTCGCAACAAGAAATATCACCAAGGCGACTGGCACTATGTCAATCTGTTTTGGAAATGGGAAGGCGGTAAGTCGGTCTTTATCGACGAAATGGAGCCAAACGGAAATGCTCTCAAGAAGATCACCGAATTTGACGCACTTATTCGGTCCGGAGCTGCGGACTCAGAAAAGGCCATCGCCATTGCGTGGCTCGAGCACCTGATCGGCGACATTCATCAACCACTGCATGCATCGGGCAAGGTCACCGAGTCAAATCCGAAGGGCGACCAAGGAGGCAATCTTTTTTTGTTGACGCCAAAAGGCACGCCGCGAGAAAAACAGGAAAACCTGCATTGGTTCTGGGATTCGATCATCGGTCGTTATTCACCTAACACAAAGGATCAGTCTGATGCAGAATACCTCGATCCGATCGCTCAGGAGATCATCAAGCTCTATCCGTACGATAAGCAAAAAGATTCGCTCAATAGCGGAAAATTTGATCTGTGGGCAAGAGAAAGTGTCGAGATCGCGATGAGCGAGCTTTATAAGGATCTGAAATTCTTTGAATCACCGTCTGACAAGTACAAGAAAAAAGCATTTGAGATAGGACAAAAGAGATTGGCTCTCGCCGGTTACCGAATGGGCGATCTGTTCAACGAAGCATTCGGTACCAAGCCGGCCGTCGCCGAAAGCACGATCCCGTGCAAGATCATCCGCAAGGTCATGTATCCGGTAACGAAGACCAGCTCGGTCAAGCAGACACTTGAGATCGCACTTTTGGACCTATGTCCTACGCAGGTCGCATCGCGTCCAATGTACAGCTTCTTTATCGACGGCAAAATGGTGATGAAGGAGTACGACGTTGTAAAGACCTTTAAGACTGAGGCCGAGGCACGTAAATACGCTGCCGAGAATAACGTGACGGACATCAGCCTCTAG